A genomic region of Amphiura filiformis chromosome 6, Afil_fr2py, whole genome shotgun sequence contains the following coding sequences:
- the LOC140155635 gene encoding uncharacterized protein, with translation MGPRLRVFIFVYMARVVGGCCKTKRNDSTSAEGGNHNNKNKSVVKIHTYNVGFPEERSPPGNEIDSSKVTTMNIARDRSLSSPDMPEDGMSSSKVTTVHTAGKRRPSSPKNEMDSSKVTTVDGTRERRPSSPENEMDSSKVTTVDRTGERRPSPPENEMDSSKVTIVDIAEERRPSSPEIARIPQKVQQHKLQESPVHLHQRIKSIPQRSQPQTKTDEMSEGGMLKSPVYKISQFLKTPFVGFWGENNRSDGRRNSETESFVDVYAEDDGFAGESNPCSPETEMDFLNGTTTDITGDNIPSSPANGMDSSKVSNVDIVGERKPFSLDNGMDSSEITTTDIAGEQSPSSPEDEMVSSKDTTTNTDGCGMLESDVHKIRQLLLTKEEEEKKNEEDEAPLQEWRDAAKIVDQFFFGLYNGVNIFLVLVFTLKSVTSSFNIEHDF, from the coding sequence ATGGGGCCACGATTACGAGTTTTCATCTTCGTCTACATGGCTCGCGTTGTTGGCGGTTGCTGTAAAACCAAGAGGAACGACAGTACATCTGCTGAAGGTGGCAACCACAATAATAAGAATAAATCAGTCGTCAAAATACATACATATAATGTTGGTTTTCCAGAAGAGCGCAGTCCACCTGGGAATGAAATAGATTCCTCAAAAGTCACAACCATGAACATTGCAAGAGATCGAAGTCTATCTTCACCAGACATGCCAGAGGATGGAATGAGTTCCTCTAAAGTCACAACCGTACACACAGCAGGAAAACGCAGACCATCTTCACCCAAGAATGAAATGGATTCCTCAAAAGTCACAACCGTAGATGGAACAAGAGAACGCAGGCCATCTTCACCGGAGAATGAAATGGATTCCTCAAAAGTCACAACCGTAGATAGAACAGGAGAGCGCAGGCCATCTCCACCAGAGAATGAAATGGATTCCTCAAAAGTCACAATTGTAGACATTGCAGAAGAGCGCAGACCATCTTCACCAGAGATTGCAAGGATTCCTCAAAAGGTACAGCAACATAAACTGCAGGAGAGCCCAGTCCATCTCCACCAGAGAATAAAATCGATTCCTCAAAGATCACAACCACAGACAAAGACGGATGAAATGAGTGAAGGCGGTATGTTGAAATCACCAGTCTACAAAATCAGCCAATTTTTAAAGACTCCCTTTGTTGGCTTTTGGGGTGAAAACAACCGGAGCGATGGCCGTCGCAATAGTGAGACTGAATCATTCGTCGATGTATACGCGGAGGATGATGGTTTTGCAGGAGAAAGTAATCCTTGTTCACCAGAGACTGAAATGGATTTCTTAAATGGTACAACCACAGATATCACAGGAGACAACATTCCATCTTCACCAGCGAATGGAATGGATTCATCAAAAGTCTCTAACGTAGACATAGTTGGAGAGCGCAAGCCATTTTCACTAGATAATGGAATGGATTCCTCAGAGATCACAACCACAGATATAGCAGGAGAGCAGAGTCCATCTTCACCAGAGGATGAAATGGTTTCCTCAAAAGACACAACCACAAACACAGACGGATGCGGTATGTTGGAATCAGATGTCCACAAAATCAGACAATTACTTTTaactaaggaagaagaagaaaagaaaaatgagGAGGACGAGGCTCCTCTGCAAGAGTGGAGAGATGCGGCTAAGATTGTCGATCAATTTTTCTTTGGGCTGTATAATGGCGTCAATATATTTCTGGTGCTAGTATTTACTCTGAAATCAGTGACCTCATCTTTTAATATCGAACACGATTTTTAA